A region of bacterium DNA encodes the following proteins:
- a CDS encoding YeeE/YedE family protein, translating into MGPFVPDPISFELNLVIALLIGIAFGFVLEQAGFSSSRKLAGLFYGYDFTVLRVFFSAAVTAMGGILLLGFAGLLDTEAIYINPLWLWPAVVGGAIMGVGFILGGYCPGTSFSAAAIGKIDALFFIGGLFLGVFVFAEMFPAWEEFYYSSAFGPVRVFDTLGLSIGWFAFLLIVIALSAFAVTSWIEKRVSASAPSRQFRLRPHSIAAVATVLAGVLLISLPDRKSRVLAMVTAAEHLAACETAFMTADELAFRIIDREPNIQIVDVRDSAAFNSFALPGAMNIQVRNLFDKEWNRLFARRHVKKVLVAEHESDAIAAYHVLDELGYSNLAVLQGGLPLFKQDILSESTHEAVPLHEDVAEFRMSARETINKLIEQERQKPPAVEKKPKKVIGGC; encoded by the coding sequence ATGGGACCATTTGTGCCGGATCCAATCTCTTTTGAGCTAAACTTAGTTATCGCGTTGCTGATAGGTATCGCCTTTGGATTCGTTCTCGAGCAAGCCGGCTTCTCTTCGTCACGCAAACTTGCCGGACTGTTTTACGGATATGACTTCACGGTGTTGCGGGTCTTCTTCTCAGCGGCCGTCACGGCTATGGGCGGAATTCTGCTATTAGGCTTTGCAGGCTTACTCGACACGGAGGCAATATACATTAATCCGCTCTGGTTGTGGCCAGCTGTCGTCGGTGGAGCCATCATGGGTGTTGGTTTTATTCTCGGAGGATACTGCCCGGGGACCAGCTTCTCAGCTGCGGCAATTGGTAAAATTGATGCGTTGTTCTTCATCGGTGGGCTGTTTCTCGGAGTGTTTGTCTTTGCCGAGATGTTTCCTGCCTGGGAAGAGTTCTATTACTCGTCGGCCTTCGGACCCGTCAGAGTCTTTGACACTTTGGGACTCTCGATCGGCTGGTTCGCGTTCTTGCTGATTGTTATCGCGCTCTCCGCATTCGCCGTCACCAGCTGGATTGAGAAGCGCGTTAGCGCAAGTGCCCCGTCACGGCAATTCCGCTTGCGTCCCCACTCCATCGCCGCCGTAGCCACCGTGCTCGCCGGCGTGCTGCTGATTTCGCTGCCGGATAGGAAGTCGCGCGTATTGGCAATGGTCACAGCAGCCGAGCACCTCGCCGCGTGTGAGACTGCGTTCATGACAGCCGATGAACTCGCCTTTCGGATTATTGACCGCGAACCGAACATTCAAATCGTTGACGTGCGCGATTCTGCTGCCTTCAACTCGTTCGCTCTGCCCGGAGCGATGAACATTCAAGTCCGTAATCTGTTCGACAAGGAATGGAATCGCCTGTTTGCACGCAGGCACGTCAAGAAGGTGCTGGTTGCCGAACACGAGAGTGACGCAATTGCAGCGTATCACGTTCTGGATGAGCTGGGATATTCCAACCTCGCTGTCCTCCAAGGTGGCCTGCCTCTCTTCAAGCAGGACATCTTATCCGAATCAACGCATGAAGCCGTGCCGCTTCACGAAGATGTAGCTGAATTTCGCATGAGTGCGCGAGAGACTATCAATAAACTCATCGAACAGGAACGGCAGAAACCTCCCGCTGTGGAGAAGAAGCCCAAGAAGGTGATTGGCGGCTGCTAA
- a CDS encoding isocitrate/isopropylmalate dehydrogenase family protein: MKKKYIIGWLPGDGVGIEVLEAAKIVLDRLDFDAEYIHGDIGWEFWCKEGDALPQRTMDLLNRVDAAMFGAITSKPAKLAEKELIPALQGKGMTYRSPIVRMRQSFDLYICLRPCKSYPGNPLNFKENIDLVVFRENTEDLYAGVEFAPVPDELKDTLLKLSKPFKAFDGIAPSDYAVSCKINTRKGSERIVKAAFDYARKHGRKKVTVVHKANVVRAADGLFLDVAREVAANYPEITFDEANVDAIMMWLLKNPFNYDVLVAPNLYGDIVSDLCAQLVGGLGFGCSGNIGTKLGVFEPTHGSAPKYAGQYKVNPIATILSAKQMLEWLGEIELAKLVEKAVAEVIKEGKVRTYDMGGSNTTLEMGQAIADKLPALMTA, from the coding sequence GTGAAGAAAAAGTATATCATCGGCTGGCTGCCCGGTGACGGAGTCGGCATTGAAGTTCTGGAAGCTGCGAAGATCGTGCTCGACCGCTTGGATTTTGACGCCGAGTACATTCATGGCGACATCGGCTGGGAATTCTGGTGCAAAGAAGGCGATGCCCTTCCGCAGCGCACGATGGATTTGCTCAATCGTGTCGATGCAGCGATGTTCGGCGCAATCACTTCAAAACCCGCCAAACTGGCCGAGAAGGAACTAATTCCCGCTCTGCAGGGCAAAGGCATGACGTATCGCTCGCCTATCGTGAGAATGCGCCAGTCGTTTGATCTGTATATCTGTTTGCGGCCCTGCAAGTCGTATCCCGGAAACCCGCTGAACTTCAAAGAGAATATTGATCTCGTCGTGTTCCGCGAGAATACCGAAGACTTATATGCGGGCGTCGAGTTCGCGCCTGTTCCCGATGAACTGAAAGACACGCTCTTGAAACTCTCAAAGCCGTTCAAAGCGTTCGATGGAATTGCCCCAAGCGACTATGCCGTATCGTGCAAGATCAACACGCGCAAAGGCTCCGAACGCATCGTCAAGGCGGCCTTTGACTACGCGCGCAAACACGGGCGCAAGAAAGTCACGGTCGTGCACAAGGCGAACGTCGTCCGCGCGGCTGACGGACTGTTTCTGGATGTGGCGCGCGAAGTGGCTGCCAACTATCCGGAAATTACCTTTGACGAAGCGAACGTGGATGCCATCATGATGTGGCTGCTGAAGAATCCATTTAACTATGACGTGCTGGTTGCACCCAATCTCTATGGTGACATTGTCAGCGACCTGTGCGCACAGTTGGTTGGCGGATTAGGCTTCGGCTGCTCCGGCAATATCGGAACAAAACTTGGCGTCTTTGAACCCACACACGGATCCGCCCCGAAATATGCCGGACAATACAAGGTGAATCCGATCGCCACGATACTTTCGGCAAAGCAGATGCTCGAGTGGCTCGGCGAAATCGAGCTTGCAAAGCTCGTTGAGAAGGCCGTCGCCGAAGTGATCAAAGAAGGCAAGGTACGAACCTACGATATGGGCGGTTCGAATACGACGCTGGAAATGGGTCAAGCCATCGCCGACAAACTTCCCGCACTTATGACGGCTTGA
- a CDS encoding hydroxymethylglutaryl-CoA lyase, which translates to MNSLILHEVGLRDGLQMEKQVVPLDTKIRWAEQMIDAGVDILQLGSFVHPEKVPQMADTDALFNYFNEPGRRPANVTLSGLVLNEKGLDRGMACGVDMFCMGVSASETHSKKNTGMTVAEATDRIIGAAKAALSAGKRVQVSVQSAFGCGFEGAVPASRVLGILDKYFEAGLNAVSLADTAGHALPEQVEALFSSVYKMNPQAECACHLHNTYGLGLANCRAAMNAGVRIFESAIAGLGGCPFTKVAGGNVCTEDLVHYWQRGGSRTDLDLPKLIQTAQDLASYFGREMPGLVYKSGPVNYAA; encoded by the coding sequence ATGAATTCCTTGATCCTTCATGAAGTCGGGCTGCGCGACGGGCTGCAAATGGAAAAGCAGGTCGTCCCGCTTGACACCAAGATTCGCTGGGCCGAACAGATGATCGATGCCGGCGTGGACATTCTCCAGCTTGGCTCCTTCGTGCATCCTGAAAAAGTCCCGCAAATGGCCGATACGGATGCGCTGTTCAACTACTTCAACGAACCGGGAAGAAGACCCGCCAATGTTACTCTCTCCGGTCTTGTCCTGAATGAAAAAGGACTGGATCGCGGGATGGCCTGTGGTGTGGACATGTTCTGCATGGGAGTCTCGGCAAGTGAAACGCACAGCAAGAAGAACACCGGCATGACCGTAGCTGAGGCGACTGATCGTATTATCGGCGCAGCTAAGGCCGCGCTGTCCGCAGGCAAACGCGTGCAAGTATCCGTTCAGTCTGCTTTCGGCTGCGGCTTTGAAGGTGCTGTGCCCGCCTCGCGTGTGCTGGGAATTCTCGACAAATACTTCGAAGCAGGCCTGAACGCGGTCTCCCTCGCGGATACTGCGGGCCACGCTCTGCCCGAACAAGTCGAAGCTCTGTTCTCTTCAGTATACAAGATGAATCCGCAGGCGGAATGCGCCTGCCACTTGCACAACACCTACGGTCTCGGATTGGCCAACTGCCGCGCGGCGATGAATGCCGGCGTAAGAATATTCGAGTCCGCCATTGCCGGCCTTGGTGGCTGTCCGTTCACAAAAGTCGCCGGCGGAAACGTCTGCACGGAAGACCTTGTTCACTATTGGCAGCGCGGCGGTTCACGCACTGATCTGGATTTGCCAAAATTGATTCAGACGGCTCAAGATCTGGCCAGCTACTTCGGCCGCGAGATGCCCGGCTTGGTCTACAAGTCCGGACCGGTCAATTACGCCGCATAA
- a CDS encoding CoA transferase, with amino-acid sequence MKLLEGIRVLDLTNVLSGPFATLHLALAGADVIKIENPTDGDLARKLGCVPDFNKKLMGTSFLAQNANKRSLTLNLKQPAAKEIFKKLVKNADVVVENFRPDVMKRLGLSYEVLCEINPKLIYCAISGFGQTGPDAFKPAYDQIIQGLSGEMAINGDERLHPLRAGFPICDTVGGLNAAFAVMGALYYRERTGEGQFIDVALLDSIMPLMGWVVANWMIGQQHPVLMGNENFTAAPSGVFKTKDCYINIAANKQEQWEALADLVGVPELKTDPRFQERDARKKNRTQLTPLLEAKLMEREGAFWVEELNKHDVPAGLILSLEDALMQPQIAHRKAFNKVNVDGIGDLELFNLTAKFSKTPGDVTAPPPKLGEHTDLLLGELGYSAAEIAKLREDKVI; translated from the coding sequence ATGAAATTGCTTGAAGGTATTCGCGTCCTCGATCTGACCAACGTGCTCTCCGGCCCCTTTGCCACATTGCATCTGGCACTCGCAGGTGCGGACGTGATCAAAATTGAAAATCCGACGGACGGCGATCTCGCGCGCAAGCTCGGCTGTGTTCCCGATTTTAACAAGAAGCTGATGGGAACAAGTTTCCTCGCACAGAACGCGAACAAGCGCTCCCTGACTCTAAACCTGAAACAGCCTGCGGCCAAAGAAATCTTCAAAAAGCTCGTCAAGAACGCCGACGTGGTGGTGGAGAACTTCCGGCCCGACGTGATGAAGCGGCTCGGACTCTCATATGAAGTCTTGTGTGAGATTAACCCCAAACTCATCTACTGCGCCATCTCCGGCTTCGGTCAAACAGGGCCCGACGCGTTCAAACCCGCCTACGACCAGATTATTCAGGGATTGTCCGGCGAAATGGCCATCAACGGAGACGAGCGGCTGCATCCTCTGCGTGCAGGGTTTCCGATCTGCGATACGGTCGGCGGACTGAATGCCGCTTTTGCCGTGATGGGAGCGCTTTACTATCGCGAGCGCACGGGTGAAGGCCAGTTTATTGACGTTGCACTCCTCGACTCGATCATGCCGCTTATGGGCTGGGTCGTCGCCAACTGGATGATTGGACAGCAGCATCCCGTTCTGATGGGCAATGAAAACTTCACAGCCGCTCCCTCAGGTGTGTTCAAGACCAAAGACTGCTACATCAATATCGCCGCCAATAAACAGGAACAGTGGGAAGCCCTGGCGGATTTGGTCGGTGTGCCCGAACTTAAGACCGATCCGCGTTTTCAGGAGCGTGATGCTCGCAAGAAGAATCGCACGCAACTGACTCCCCTGCTCGAAGCGAAACTGATGGAGCGCGAAGGTGCGTTCTGGGTCGAAGAACTGAATAAGCATGATGTGCCGGCCGGATTGATTCTGTCCCTCGAAGACGCCCTGATGCAGCCTCAAATCGCACATCGCAAGGCGTTCAACAAGGTCAACGTGGACGGCATCGGTGACTTGGAACTATTCAATCTCACGGCGAAATTCTCGAAAACTCCGGGCGACGTTACCGCGCCGCCGCCGAAACTTGGTGAACATACCGATCTGCTGCTTGGCGAACTGGGCTACAGCGCCGCGGAGATTGCCAAACTGCGTGAAGACAAAGTAATTTAA
- a CDS encoding 3-isopropylmalate dehydratase large subunit, whose product MPMTLAEKILARAAGLPETKAGDVVEPQVDLAMSHENAALVLHQFKEIYKGLNVEPRVWDPSRIAIIFDHRVPAESSKTATNQKRVRDFVGEQGITKFHDIRGDQGGICHQILPEYGYVRPGAVVVGTDSHTTTHGALGAFAFGIGATEMASVWALGSALNIEVPRTIKVEINGALSNFVSAKDVILYLIGLIKANGANYRALEFHGSTIRNMSTSSRLVLCNMSVEAGATVGMVPPDVETKRYLRDEAKVSDTLWMESPDADADYERVVQIDANKLAPQIACPHTVDNVKPVTDIKGKKVDQIVIGSCTNGRLDDLAAAASLIRTKKVHQRTRMLVFPASWNIYKAAMERGYLKDFADAGAVVMNPGCGCCLGVHQGALGDGEVSLSTTNRNFKGRMGNPNAEVFLCSPEVAAASAIRGEITDPREV is encoded by the coding sequence ATGCCCATGACGTTAGCAGAGAAGATTCTGGCGCGCGCGGCAGGTCTGCCGGAAACCAAAGCGGGAGACGTGGTCGAACCGCAGGTGGATCTGGCCATGTCGCACGAGAACGCCGCGCTCGTTCTCCATCAATTCAAGGAAATCTACAAGGGTCTCAATGTCGAGCCGCGCGTGTGGGATCCAAGCCGGATCGCGATCATTTTCGATCATCGTGTCCCCGCCGAAAGCTCGAAAACCGCGACGAACCAAAAGCGCGTGCGCGATTTCGTCGGCGAACAAGGCATCACGAAATTCCACGACATTCGAGGCGACCAAGGCGGCATCTGCCATCAGATTCTGCCCGAATACGGCTACGTGCGCCCGGGTGCCGTCGTGGTCGGCACGGACAGCCACACCACCACTCACGGAGCGCTTGGCGCGTTTGCCTTTGGCATCGGTGCGACGGAAATGGCCAGCGTCTGGGCACTCGGATCCGCGCTGAACATCGAGGTGCCCAGAACCATCAAAGTCGAAATCAACGGCGCCTTGTCAAATTTTGTGTCCGCAAAAGATGTGATCCTCTATCTCATCGGACTGATCAAAGCCAACGGTGCCAACTACCGCGCGCTTGAGTTTCACGGCTCGACGATCCGCAATATGTCCACGTCGTCGCGGCTGGTGCTTTGCAACATGTCCGTCGAAGCCGGCGCGACGGTCGGCATGGTTCCACCCGATGTCGAAACCAAGCGCTACCTGCGCGACGAAGCGAAAGTCTCCGACACCCTCTGGATGGAATCACCCGATGCCGATGCGGACTATGAGCGTGTCGTTCAGATTGATGCAAACAAACTTGCCCCGCAGATCGCCTGCCCGCATACGGTGGACAATGTGAAGCCTGTGACCGACATTAAGGGAAAGAAAGTCGACCAAATCGTGATCGGATCCTGCACCAACGGACGGCTTGACGATCTTGCCGCAGCCGCATCGCTGATCCGCACAAAGAAAGTGCATCAACGCACGCGCATGCTCGTCTTCCCCGCGTCGTGGAATATCTACAAAGCGGCCATGGAGCGCGGCTATCTGAAAGACTTCGCCGATGCCGGTGCCGTCGTCATGAATCCCGGCTGCGGCTGCTGCTTGGGCGTGCATCAAGGCGCGCTGGGCGATGGTGAAGTGTCGCTTTCGACAACCAATCGCAACTTCAAAGGCCGTATGGGCAATCCGAATGCTGAAGTGTTTCTCTGTTCGCCGGAAGTGGCCGCTGCCAGTGCCATTCGCGGCGAAATCACCGACCCGAGAGAGGTGTAA
- a CDS encoding 3-isopropylmalate dehydratase, whose amino-acid sequence MPNVIAVLGDDISTDHIYPGRFMATVLPSETPQFCFADMTELNAALKAKQFPAGSFLVAGENFGCGSSREQAASTINGHNLIVVARSFARIFMQNAVNLGLPLIICPQVEASEGDELELAGGKLVNKSTRKQFDIEPLPPLRQAIIDAGGLVAYTRERVKQRLAAH is encoded by the coding sequence ATGCCGAATGTCATTGCCGTTCTGGGAGACGATATCTCCACTGATCATATCTATCCGGGCCGTTTCATGGCTACGGTGCTGCCCAGCGAAACTCCTCAATTCTGTTTCGCCGATATGACCGAACTGAACGCCGCGTTGAAAGCAAAACAATTCCCCGCAGGGAGCTTCCTGGTCGCGGGTGAAAACTTCGGATGTGGCAGCTCGCGTGAGCAGGCCGCTTCGACGATTAACGGCCACAACTTGATTGTGGTCGCCCGCAGCTTCGCGCGCATTTTCATGCAGAATGCCGTCAATCTCGGCCTGCCCCTCATCATCTGTCCGCAGGTTGAAGCCTCGGAAGGGGACGAGCTGGAGCTTGCTGGCGGCAAGCTCGTCAACAAGTCTACGCGGAAGCAATTCGACATTGAGCCGCTGCCCCCATTACGTCAGGCCATCATCGATGCGGGCGGTTTGGTCGCCTACACAAGAGAAAGAGTAAAGCAGAGACTCGCCGCGCATTGA